In one window of Catalinimonas alkaloidigena DNA:
- a CDS encoding type I phosphomannose isomerase catalytic subunit — protein MATHLYPLTFKTIFKDKIWGGTKIRDVLHKDFAPLPNCGETWELSGVKGNLSEVANGALQGKTLPELIAEYQGELVGNKVYEQHGTDFPLLIKYIDAAEDLSIQVHPDDELAKKRHNSFGKTEMWYIMQADEGATLIAGFNQDLTKEKYLNALNGGKLTSILNEEKVDAGDTFFLPAGRVHTIGKGLLLAEIQQTSDVTYRIYDFDRVDDQGNKRELHTELALDALDFQETPDAKTHYKDAKNEGVTLVSCPYFTTNKLKLDQALDRDHSGRDSFVIYIGTEGTTELKAATDTVSISKGEVYLVPASLPKVTLVPQGDSELLEVYV, from the coding sequence ATGGCCACGCATTTGTATCCGCTGACGTTCAAGACGATCTTCAAAGATAAAATCTGGGGCGGGACCAAAATCCGCGACGTATTGCACAAAGATTTTGCGCCGCTGCCCAACTGCGGCGAAACGTGGGAACTGTCGGGCGTGAAAGGCAACCTGTCGGAAGTCGCGAACGGAGCGTTGCAAGGCAAAACGCTGCCTGAGTTGATCGCAGAATACCAAGGCGAACTGGTCGGCAACAAGGTGTACGAACAACACGGCACCGACTTTCCGCTGCTGATCAAGTACATCGACGCCGCCGAAGACCTCTCGATTCAGGTACACCCGGACGATGAACTGGCCAAGAAACGGCATAACTCGTTCGGGAAGACGGAGATGTGGTACATCATGCAGGCCGACGAAGGCGCGACGCTGATCGCCGGGTTCAACCAGGACCTGACGAAAGAAAAATACCTCAACGCGCTGAACGGCGGGAAACTGACCAGCATCCTGAACGAAGAAAAAGTCGATGCGGGCGATACGTTCTTCCTGCCTGCCGGGCGGGTCCACACCATCGGGAAAGGCCTGCTGCTGGCCGAAATTCAACAGACCTCGGACGTGACGTACCGCATTTACGACTTCGACCGGGTCGACGACCAGGGAAACAAGCGTGAATTGCACACGGAACTGGCCCTCGACGCCCTCGACTTCCAGGAGACGCCCGACGCGAAAACGCATTACAAAGACGCCAAAAACGAAGGGGTCACGCTGGTGAGCTGCCCGTACTTCACAACGAACAAACTCAAGCTGGATCAGGCCCTGGACCGCGACCACTCGGGTCGTGATTCGTTCGTGATCTACATCGGTACCGAAGGCACCACCGAACTCAAAGCGGCTACCGACACCGTTTCCATCAGCAAAGGGGAAGTGTACCTGGTACCGGCCAGCCTGCCGAAGGTTACGCTCGTTCCTCAGGGCGACTCCGAGTTGCTGGAAGTGTACGTGTAG
- a CDS encoding SMP-30/gluconolactonase/LRE family protein — protein sequence MTRLLLTLPLFWLIHTAVAQVPPDSSGTILVKDPALRQLLDPQAKVEKVAGGFQFTEGPLWSFQGSLLFSDIPANRVYEMDPVDGEVYELVRPSGNSNGLTYDREEQLLLCQHGDRRVVLLRKDGALSILADTYRGKRFNSPNDLTVHSSGTVFFTDPPWGLPQNDDDPAKELPYNGVYRYYYSELSLIDSTLHRPNGIALSPDEKYLYVSETKPDKQINWLRYELDPSAKVLRKEVFISLPPQPETGNADGMKVDVQGNLYATGPGGLWIFSPEGKHLGTIKLPELPSNCAWGGTDGRTLYMTARTGIFRVKCKVKGIQP from the coding sequence ATGACACGTTTGCTGCTGACGCTCCCGCTTTTCTGGTTGATCCACACCGCCGTTGCTCAGGTGCCCCCCGATTCTTCCGGCACCATCCTCGTGAAAGATCCGGCCCTGCGTCAACTCCTCGATCCGCAGGCGAAAGTGGAAAAAGTGGCGGGCGGATTTCAGTTTACCGAAGGACCGCTCTGGTCGTTTCAGGGATCGCTTCTGTTCAGCGACATCCCCGCCAACCGCGTGTACGAGATGGACCCCGTCGACGGAGAGGTGTACGAACTGGTGCGGCCCAGCGGCAACTCCAACGGCCTGACCTACGACCGGGAAGAGCAGCTTCTGCTCTGCCAGCACGGCGACCGCCGGGTGGTGCTGTTGCGAAAAGACGGCGCGCTGAGCATTCTGGCCGATACCTACCGGGGTAAGCGGTTCAACAGCCCGAACGACCTGACGGTCCACTCCAGCGGTACGGTATTTTTTACCGATCCGCCCTGGGGATTGCCGCAAAACGACGACGACCCCGCCAAAGAACTCCCCTACAACGGCGTCTATCGGTATTACTACAGTGAGTTATCGCTGATCGACAGCACCCTGCATCGCCCTAACGGCATTGCGCTTTCGCCGGACGAAAAGTATCTGTACGTGTCGGAGACCAAACCCGACAAGCAAATCAACTGGCTGCGCTACGAACTCGATCCTTCGGCCAAAGTCCTTCGCAAAGAAGTGTTTATCTCGCTTCCTCCGCAACCCGAAACGGGCAACGCCGACGGCATGAAGGTCGACGTGCAGGGAAATTTATACGCCACTGGCCCCGGCGGTCTGTGGATTTTTTCGCCGGAAGGCAAGCACCTGGGCACCATCAAACTCCCGGAGCTTCCGTCCAACTGCGCGTGGGGCGGCACCGACGGCCGGACGCTCTACATGACGGCGCGAACCGGCATTTTTCGTGTGAAGTGCAAGGTAAAGGGCATTCAGCCCTGA
- a CDS encoding hydroxypyruvate isomerase family protein produces the protein MLPTDPSQRAAIKRLANDPDLAQAAQAFAGHTAATSRKGNIRHSVCRWCYESIALETLCEAAVAMGIRSIDLAGPDEWETLRHYGLTCAMTQHRVGKMGSIEYGFNDPTLHKALLAFYTDLIPRVAAAGYTNVICFSGNRWGMDDATGLQHCAEALKQLMPLAQQHGVVVVMELLNSKVDHPDYMCDRTAWGVALCQAVGSEHFKLLYDIYHMQIMEGDVIRTIQEHHPYFAHYHTGGVPGRHEIDRTQELYYPAIMEAIVATGYQGFVAQEFIPKREEALASLRQGVEICDV, from the coding sequence ATGCTTCCCACTGATCCTTCCCAACGCGCCGCCATCAAACGTCTCGCCAACGATCCAGACCTCGCCCAGGCCGCACAGGCTTTTGCCGGTCACACCGCTGCCACTTCCCGAAAAGGAAACATCCGCCATTCGGTATGTCGGTGGTGCTACGAAAGCATCGCGCTGGAAACCCTGTGCGAAGCAGCCGTGGCGATGGGCATCCGGTCGATCGACCTGGCCGGGCCAGACGAATGGGAAACGCTCCGGCACTATGGCCTGACCTGTGCCATGACGCAGCACCGCGTTGGCAAAATGGGTTCGATTGAGTACGGATTTAACGACCCGACTCTCCACAAAGCGCTGTTGGCCTTCTACACGGACCTGATTCCGCGCGTCGCGGCCGCCGGCTACACCAACGTAATCTGTTTTTCGGGAAATCGGTGGGGCATGGACGACGCAACCGGCTTGCAGCACTGCGCCGAGGCACTGAAGCAGCTCATGCCACTGGCCCAGCAACACGGCGTGGTGGTCGTGATGGAGCTGCTCAACAGCAAAGTGGACCACCCCGACTACATGTGCGACCGGACCGCCTGGGGCGTGGCCCTCTGCCAGGCTGTGGGATCAGAGCACTTTAAACTGCTCTACGACATCTACCACATGCAGATCATGGAAGGGGACGTGATTCGAACCATTCAGGAGCATCATCCCTACTTTGCGCATTACCACACCGGAGGCGTGCCGGGCCGTCACGAAATCGACCGTACGCAAGAGTTGTACTACCCCGCTATCATGGAAGCGATTGTGGCGACAGGTTACCAGGGATTTGTTGCCCAGGAGTTCATTCCGAAACGCGAAGAGGCGCTGGCCTCCCTCCGGCAGGGGGTTGAAATCTGTGATGTATAG
- a CDS encoding Gfo/Idh/MocA family protein → MKNVSQSRRDFMKKAAIGTAGLSLSMSASSYARILGANDRVNVGVIGFSHRFQDALMPAFMANAKEQNFQFVAVSDIWNQRRAEGLAVLKEKTGNKKIKECRNNDELYDIKDVDAVIISTADFQHAMMCKEAVENGRDAYVEKPFAETMEDNKAAREAVERTGKIVQVGSQRRSGSNYWAAYDFIKSGKFGDITMVEMTWNVNQPGRWRRPDEVAGIKESDTDWKRYLMNRPYEAWNPRHYLEYRLFWPYSSGIPGQWMSHQIDTVHWFSGYDHPRSVAANGGIYMWKDGRKNPDTMTAVFDYGPQDDLSKGFQVLYSSRMHNSAGGVKEYYYSNGGMMNLDTNKISPEGGLSERMAAQMDMKPFLLPEMSLAEAAKAETSANTGADNMTVAHMRNWMECVRSRKTPNASVKAGYNHSVANIMTRMALQTGKKITFDDDKQEVVVS, encoded by the coding sequence ATGAAAAACGTATCCCAATCTCGCCGCGACTTTATGAAAAAAGCGGCCATCGGCACCGCCGGGCTGAGCCTCAGCATGAGCGCCAGCAGTTACGCCCGCATTCTGGGGGCGAACGACCGCGTCAACGTCGGGGTCATCGGCTTCTCCCACCGCTTTCAGGACGCCCTGATGCCCGCCTTCATGGCGAATGCAAAGGAACAGAATTTCCAGTTCGTGGCCGTTTCCGACATCTGGAACCAGCGCCGTGCCGAAGGCCTCGCCGTCCTGAAAGAGAAAACCGGCAACAAGAAAATCAAAGAGTGCCGCAACAACGACGAGTTGTACGACATCAAAGACGTGGACGCGGTGATCATCTCCACAGCCGATTTCCAGCACGCCATGATGTGTAAAGAAGCGGTAGAAAACGGACGGGACGCGTACGTTGAAAAGCCGTTTGCCGAAACGATGGAAGACAACAAAGCCGCCCGCGAAGCGGTAGAGCGAACCGGCAAGATCGTGCAGGTCGGCTCGCAGCGCCGCAGCGGCTCTAACTACTGGGCTGCGTACGATTTTATCAAATCCGGCAAGTTCGGCGACATCACGATGGTAGAAATGACCTGGAACGTGAACCAGCCCGGGCGCTGGCGTCGTCCCGACGAAGTGGCGGGCATCAAGGAGTCGGATACGGACTGGAAGCGGTACCTGATGAACCGCCCCTACGAAGCCTGGAACCCGCGCCACTACCTGGAGTACCGCTTGTTCTGGCCCTACTCGTCGGGCATTCCCGGCCAGTGGATGTCGCACCAGATCGATACCGTACACTGGTTTTCGGGATACGACCACCCACGCAGCGTCGCCGCCAACGGAGGCATCTACATGTGGAAAGACGGCCGCAAAAACCCGGATACGATGACGGCCGTGTTCGATTACGGCCCGCAGGACGACCTATCAAAAGGCTTCCAGGTGCTGTACTCGTCCCGCATGCACAACTCGGCCGGTGGTGTAAAAGAGTACTACTACTCGAACGGGGGGATGATGAACCTCGACACCAACAAGATTTCGCCGGAGGGGGGCCTGTCGGAGCGCATGGCCGCGCAGATGGACATGAAGCCGTTCCTGTTGCCGGAAATGTCGCTGGCCGAAGCTGCCAAGGCCGAAACGAGTGCCAATACGGGAGCCGATAACATGACGGTCGCCCACATGCGCAACTGGATGGAATGCGTGCGCAGCCGTAAAACGCCGAACGCTTCGGTCAAAGCGGGTTACAACCATTCGGTCGCCAACATCATGACCCGTATGGCCCTGCAAACCGGTAAGAAAATCACCTTCGACGACGACAAGCAGGAAGTCGTAGTGAGCTAG
- a CDS encoding PVC-type heme-binding CxxCH protein: MNSPLSGGLSFLCAASVLASCAQHTSSTTAQTSEPNRDSLYAQLSDAEKRDPQWALLGLETAEDLNISLFASEPMLVNPTNIDIDAEGRVWVCEAYNYRMQLNPNNPTRDEGDRIVILEDRNGDGKADTSQVFYQGPEINAALGIAVLGNEVIVSCSPNVFKFTDTDGDRKADKKEVLFTGLGGEQHDHAIHAFTFGPDGKLYFNFGNEGGQLRRGDGSVVKDIWGRVVDNTGAPFRQGMVFRCNPDGSDVEVLGHNFRNNYEVAVDAFGTLWQSDNDDDGNQGVRINYVMEHGNFGYTDELTGAGWRTRRTNMEAEIPKRHWHLNDPGVVPNLLQTGAGSPTGMVIYEGSLLPERFQYGMIHADAGPNVVRAYPTEPDGAGYQARIENLVQGARDQWFRPSDVCVAPDGSLFIADWYDPGVGGHQMGDLAEGRIYRITPKQGGDTAAYHITPPDLSTPAGAAEALKSPNLATRTLAWKKLYAWGADAEPALQTLWQDANPRFRARALWLLSKLPQKGETYLQQALSDENPDLRITGLRAARQVHASPLPYVKQLVNDPSPQVRREAALALYHQKAPEAAQLWADLAAQHDGKDRWYLEALGIAADGQWDRFFTAWKNQVGNEWNTPAGRDLVWRARTEAAVPLIVALATDPATSSDESPRYFRALDFQQGPATRKALLASLQNPASDAVTLLTLQHLDPQAATLPQVRSSLQKMLEKTQGTYDYLTLVERYRLKDQYEGLLQTALSYPDSSLGADAVRILVATGGIAQLRTSLASMDEATQLAAVKVMGKRNEAPVKDILRRVMLDTTYALSVRQEAVRGFGSGWDGEEQLVALVRERQLPEELKPTAAGVLVSAYRQSIRNVATEYLNVASEGSDDDLPPVVELAKLEGNATNGKQVFQRICQACHQVDGQGIDFGPKLSEIGSKLSREAQFVSILHPDAGISFGYEGFVVKLKNGSTVTGMITSQTENEIAMKLPGGTVNTYPLNEVVSKTPLDHSLMPTGLQRGMTQEELVDLVEYLMSLKRNS; encoded by the coding sequence ATGAACTCACCACTGTCCGGCGGTCTTTCTTTTCTCTGTGCCGCTAGTGTGTTGGCCTCGTGCGCACAGCACACCTCGTCCACCACCGCACAAACGTCCGAGCCGAATCGGGACAGCCTTTACGCGCAGTTGTCCGATGCAGAAAAGCGCGACCCTCAATGGGCTTTGCTCGGACTGGAAACGGCCGAAGACCTGAACATCAGTCTGTTCGCTTCGGAACCGATGCTGGTAAACCCCACCAACATCGACATTGATGCCGAAGGACGCGTGTGGGTCTGCGAAGCGTATAACTACCGGATGCAACTCAACCCCAACAATCCTACCCGCGACGAGGGCGACCGGATTGTGATTCTGGAAGACCGGAACGGCGATGGCAAAGCTGACACCAGCCAGGTATTTTACCAGGGACCGGAAATCAATGCGGCACTGGGCATTGCCGTGCTGGGCAACGAAGTGATCGTTTCCTGTAGCCCGAACGTATTCAAATTCACCGACACCGACGGCGACCGGAAAGCCGACAAGAAAGAGGTACTCTTCACCGGACTGGGCGGCGAGCAGCACGATCACGCCATCCATGCGTTTACGTTTGGGCCCGACGGCAAGCTGTATTTCAACTTCGGCAACGAAGGCGGCCAGTTGCGTCGGGGCGATGGCTCGGTCGTCAAAGACATCTGGGGGCGCGTAGTCGATAATACTGGCGCACCCTTCCGGCAGGGCATGGTGTTCCGGTGTAATCCTGACGGCAGCGACGTCGAAGTGCTGGGTCACAACTTCCGCAACAACTACGAAGTGGCGGTCGATGCGTTCGGCACCCTCTGGCAGTCGGACAACGACGACGACGGGAACCAGGGCGTACGGATCAACTACGTGATGGAGCACGGCAACTTTGGGTACACCGACGAGCTGACGGGCGCCGGCTGGCGTACGCGGCGCACCAACATGGAGGCGGAAATTCCGAAACGCCATTGGCACCTCAACGATCCGGGCGTGGTCCCCAACCTGTTACAGACCGGTGCCGGCTCGCCAACGGGCATGGTGATTTACGAAGGCAGTCTGTTGCCCGAACGTTTTCAGTACGGGATGATCCATGCCGACGCCGGTCCTAACGTCGTGCGTGCGTATCCAACCGAACCCGATGGCGCCGGTTACCAGGCACGCATCGAAAACCTGGTGCAGGGAGCACGCGACCAGTGGTTTCGGCCGTCGGACGTGTGTGTGGCTCCGGACGGCTCGCTGTTCATCGCCGACTGGTACGATCCCGGCGTGGGCGGTCACCAAATGGGCGACTTAGCCGAAGGACGCATTTACCGCATCACCCCGAAGCAGGGAGGCGATACTGCTGCGTACCACATCACCCCGCCCGATCTTTCCACGCCGGCAGGCGCGGCCGAGGCTCTAAAAAGCCCGAACCTGGCGACACGAACCCTCGCCTGGAAAAAACTGTACGCCTGGGGAGCCGACGCAGAACCGGCGCTGCAAACCCTCTGGCAAGACGCCAATCCGCGTTTCCGGGCGCGGGCGCTCTGGCTGTTGTCCAAATTGCCCCAAAAAGGCGAAACCTATCTGCAGCAAGCGTTATCCGACGAAAATCCCGATCTCCGCATCACCGGCCTGCGCGCCGCCCGGCAGGTCCACGCATCGCCGCTTCCTTACGTCAAGCAACTCGTTAATGATCCGTCGCCACAGGTACGTCGGGAAGCCGCGCTGGCGCTGTACCACCAGAAAGCCCCCGAAGCGGCGCAACTCTGGGCCGACCTCGCCGCGCAACACGACGGAAAAGACCGTTGGTACCTGGAAGCTTTGGGCATTGCGGCCGACGGACAGTGGGACCGCTTTTTCACCGCCTGGAAAAATCAGGTGGGCAACGAGTGGAATACCCCGGCCGGGCGCGATCTTGTGTGGCGGGCACGTACCGAGGCCGCCGTTCCGCTGATTGTGGCCCTGGCGACCGATCCGGCCACGTCGTCGGACGAAAGCCCCCGTTACTTCCGCGCCCTCGACTTCCAGCAAGGCCCGGCTACCCGGAAAGCCCTGTTGGCCAGCCTGCAAAACCCCGCGTCCGATGCCGTCACGTTGCTTACGCTCCAACACCTCGACCCGCAGGCCGCTACGTTGCCGCAGGTGCGGTCCTCGTTGCAGAAGATGCTGGAAAAGACACAGGGCACTTACGATTACCTGACGCTGGTGGAACGCTACCGCCTGAAAGATCAATACGAAGGATTGCTGCAAACGGCACTGAGCTATCCGGACAGTAGCCTGGGGGCCGATGCGGTGCGCATTCTGGTGGCGACGGGCGGAATTGCCCAACTGCGCACCTCACTCGCTTCCATGGATGAAGCCACGCAACTCGCGGCGGTGAAAGTCATGGGCAAACGCAACGAGGCCCCGGTGAAAGACATTCTGCGGCGGGTGATGCTGGACACGACCTACGCGCTATCGGTGCGCCAGGAAGCCGTGCGCGGCTTCGGAAGCGGCTGGGACGGGGAAGAACAACTGGTAGCCCTGGTGCGCGAGCGGCAATTGCCCGAGGAGCTTAAACCCACGGCAGCGGGTGTGCTGGTGTCGGCCTACCGCCAATCGATTCGCAACGTGGCGACCGAATACCTCAACGTCGCAAGCGAAGGCTCGGACGATGACCTGCCCCCCGTGGTGGAGCTGGCGAAGCTGGAAGGCAACGCCACCAACGGAAAACAGGTGTTCCAACGCATCTGCCAGGCTTGCCATCAGGTTGACGGACAGGGCATTGACTTTGGTCCCAAGCTCAGTGAAATCGGCAGCAAACTTTCCCGCGAAGCGCAGTTTGTCTCCATCCTCCATCCCGACGCCGGTATTTCGTTCGGATACGAAGGCTTTGTCGTCAAGCTGAAAAACGGCTCTACCGTAACGGGCATGATCACGAGCCAGACCGAAAACGAAATCGCGATGAAGTTGCCCGGCGGCACGGTCAACACCTATCCGCTGAACGAAGTCGTCTCGAAAACGCCCCTCGATCATTCGTTGATGCCGACCGGCTTGCAAAGAGGCATGACGCAGGAAGAACTGGTCGATCTGGTTGAATACCTCATGTCCCTGAAACGGAACAGCTAG
- a CDS encoding DUF1080 domain-containing protein, whose protein sequence is MDPEVTEFWELEPRVVTPGDAQTPPSDAVVLFDGKNLSQWTNASGGAAGWTVADGVMTVKPGAGIIKTKEGFGSCQLHIEWREPANIQGTSQGRGNSGVFLMGLYEVQVLDSYKNRTYSNGQAGSIYKQHVPLVNAMRPPGEWQVYDIIFMAPRFNKEGRCIEQARVTLLHNGVLVQNNVSLMGPTEYKGLPIYKQHEDARPIELQDHGNPVSFRNIWVRPL, encoded by the coding sequence ATGGATCCCGAAGTCACCGAATTCTGGGAACTGGAACCTCGCGTCGTCACCCCCGGTGATGCTCAAACTCCTCCGTCCGATGCGGTCGTGCTGTTCGACGGCAAAAATCTTTCGCAATGGACCAACGCCAGCGGAGGCGCAGCTGGCTGGACCGTCGCCGACGGCGTGATGACCGTCAAACCCGGCGCGGGCATTATCAAAACAAAAGAAGGCTTTGGCAGCTGCCAGCTGCACATCGAGTGGCGCGAGCCGGCCAACATTCAGGGCACTAGCCAGGGGCGCGGCAACAGTGGGGTTTTCCTGATGGGCCTGTATGAGGTGCAGGTGCTGGATTCGTACAAAAACCGCACGTACTCGAACGGACAGGCAGGGAGTATTTACAAGCAGCACGTTCCACTCGTGAACGCCATGCGTCCTCCCGGCGAATGGCAGGTGTACGACATCATCTTTATGGCTCCCCGTTTCAACAAAGAAGGGCGCTGCATCGAACAGGCTCGAGTTACGCTGCTGCACAATGGCGTGCTGGTGCAAAACAACGTGTCGCTGATGGGCCCGACCGAGTATAAAGGTCTGCCGATCTACAAGCAACATGAGGACGCGCGCCCGATCGAACTACAAGACCACGGCAATCCGGTGAGCTTCCGCAACATCTGGGTGCGTCCGCTCTAA
- a CDS encoding DUF1080 domain-containing protein, with amino-acid sequence MQFTFIRSFPLASLALVLACGPATTTEEADDSTSTATAPVAERAPSQNILTPEEEEAGWTLLFDGATTQGWRGAYRQSFPDSGWTVEDGQLIVLASDGAESHNGGDIITEKEYSNFELTFEFKLTEGANSGVKYFVTEAGDKPAGSAFGLEYQVLDDDKHPDAKMGRDGNRTVGSLYDLIPAKDKLAAPIGEWNTGRILVEGSHVEHWLNGKKVLEYERGSEEFRQLVAQSKYAAPEYNENGRFGEAPKGHILLQDHGNLVAYRDIKIREIPAS; translated from the coding sequence ATGCAATTCACGTTCATTCGCTCATTCCCGCTCGCCTCGCTGGCGTTAGTCCTCGCCTGTGGCCCCGCCACCACGACCGAAGAGGCCGACGACAGCACGTCGACGGCCACCGCGCCAGTCGCCGAGCGCGCTCCCTCGCAGAATATCCTCACGCCCGAAGAAGAAGAAGCCGGTTGGACGCTTCTGTTCGACGGGGCCACCACCCAGGGCTGGCGCGGGGCCTACCGCCAGAGCTTCCCCGACTCGGGATGGACGGTGGAAGACGGTCAACTGATCGTCCTGGCTTCCGACGGTGCCGAGTCACACAACGGAGGCGACATCATCACCGAAAAAGAGTACAGCAATTTCGAGCTGACGTTTGAGTTCAAGCTGACCGAAGGGGCCAACAGCGGCGTCAAGTACTTCGTGACCGAAGCGGGCGACAAGCCAGCCGGCTCGGCCTTTGGCCTGGAATATCAGGTTCTGGACGACGACAAACACCCCGACGCCAAAATGGGTCGCGACGGCAACCGTACCGTCGGCTCGCTGTATGACCTGATTCCCGCAAAAGACAAGCTGGCGGCCCCCATCGGCGAGTGGAACACCGGGCGCATTCTGGTCGAAGGCAGCCACGTAGAGCACTGGCTGAACGGCAAAAAAGTGCTGGAATACGAACGCGGCAGCGAAGAGTTCCGCCAACTGGTCGCCCAGAGCAAATACGCCGCCCCCGAATACAACGAGAACGGCCGCTTCGGCGAAGCGCCCAAAGGACACATCTTGTTGCAGGACCACGGCAACCTAGTGGCCTACCGCGACATTAAAATTCGGGAGATACCCGCTTCCTGA
- a CDS encoding sugar phosphate isomerase/epimerase family protein — translation MNRRDFLQHMTAAGALASLPLPSLLAAPALRKRAKLQWGCAAITWQGHDHTAIEEVAQLGYRGIQLRANVIDEFGTQPQTLRDLLAQHHLQMPVFSSGTVRCESLAGAQQEIALHTEHARFVKQMGGQYLQVVEFMKPSGDRPTDDDFRLLSDTLNTLGKRCADEGVTLVLHNHMGSLAEAPENFDRLWSRCDASVVKILLDVAHYQQGGGDPVEAIAKYAPHIALFHIKDVRPVLKEGQYTYEFVELGQGQVDLPAVFEAIDEFEFNGWAIVELDRVPQPNQTPYAAQLISKTYLQKTLKRKF, via the coding sequence ATGAACCGTCGGGACTTTTTACAACACATGACAGCGGCCGGGGCGTTAGCGTCCCTGCCGCTGCCGTCCCTCCTGGCGGCTCCGGCACTGCGGAAACGCGCAAAACTGCAATGGGGGTGTGCGGCGATCACCTGGCAGGGACACGACCATACGGCGATAGAAGAAGTCGCCCAACTCGGGTATCGGGGCATTCAACTCCGCGCCAACGTCATCGACGAATTCGGGACGCAACCGCAAACGTTGCGCGACCTGTTGGCGCAGCACCACTTGCAGATGCCGGTTTTTTCCAGCGGCACGGTGCGGTGCGAAAGCCTCGCCGGCGCACAGCAGGAAATTGCGCTCCACACCGAGCATGCCCGGTTTGTTAAGCAGATGGGCGGCCAGTACTTGCAAGTGGTCGAGTTCATGAAGCCATCGGGCGACCGACCGACCGACGATGATTTTCGCCTGTTGAGCGACACGCTCAATACCCTCGGCAAACGCTGCGCCGACGAGGGCGTCACGCTCGTGCTTCACAACCACATGGGTTCCCTGGCCGAAGCACCCGAAAACTTCGACCGCCTCTGGTCACGCTGCGATGCCAGCGTCGTGAAGATTTTGCTCGACGTGGCGCACTACCAGCAAGGCGGGGGCGATCCGGTAGAGGCCATCGCGAAGTATGCGCCTCACATTGCGCTTTTTCACATTAAAGACGTGCGTCCGGTTCTGAAAGAAGGCCAGTATACGTACGAGTTTGTAGAACTGGGGCAAGGGCAGGTCGATCTACCCGCCGTGTTCGAGGCCATCGACGAATTTGAATTCAACGGCTGGGCCATCGTGGAACTGGACCGCGTGCCGCAACCGAACCAAACGCCCTATGCTGCGCAACTGATCAGCAAAACCTACCTCCAGAAGACGCTGAAACGAAAATTTTAA